A region from the Aeromicrobium choanae genome encodes:
- a CDS encoding amidohydrolase family protein, whose translation MTWQDADLAAYLERLGVPGIVDVHVHFMAPPVLAKVWAYFDAAGPKLGRPWPIHYRTSDEERVETLRTLGVKRFTALSYAHKPGVAGFMNDWLAGFAERVPDSVRSATFYPEPEAAEYVPAVIADGVGVFKAHLQVGEFAADDPLLDPVWAAIEQAQVPVVLHAGSGPMPGPHTGPRGVAAVLERFPRLPLVIAHLGMPEVEAFCDLAERFENVRLDTTMTFVDFFPDPPPADPQRLLALQDKIVFGSDFPNIPYPYAHQVEALDRLGLGDDWMRAVLWHNGADLLGPGAS comes from the coding sequence ATGACCTGGCAGGACGCCGATCTCGCCGCGTACCTGGAGCGGCTGGGGGTGCCGGGGATCGTCGACGTGCACGTGCACTTCATGGCCCCGCCGGTGCTGGCCAAGGTGTGGGCCTACTTCGACGCGGCCGGACCCAAGCTGGGCCGCCCGTGGCCGATCCACTACCGCACGAGCGACGAGGAGCGCGTCGAGACGCTGCGGACGCTTGGGGTGAAGCGGTTCACCGCGCTGTCGTACGCGCACAAGCCGGGCGTCGCGGGCTTCATGAACGACTGGCTCGCGGGCTTCGCGGAGCGCGTCCCCGACTCGGTCCGCTCGGCCACGTTCTACCCCGAGCCGGAGGCCGCCGAGTATGTGCCCGCGGTGATCGCCGACGGCGTCGGCGTGTTCAAGGCCCACCTGCAGGTGGGGGAGTTCGCGGCCGACGACCCGCTGCTCGACCCCGTCTGGGCCGCGATCGAGCAGGCGCAGGTCCCGGTGGTCCTGCACGCCGGCTCGGGCCCCATGCCGGGCCCTCACACGGGCCCGCGCGGGGTGGCCGCCGTGCTGGAGCGCTTCCCCCGGCTGCCGCTGGTGATCGCGCACCTCGGGATGCCCGAGGTCGAGGCGTTCTGCGACCTGGCCGAGCGATTCGAGAACGTGCGCCTCGACACGACCATGACGTTCGTCGACTTCTTCCCCGACCCGCCGCCGGCCGACCCGCAGCGCCTGCTGGCCCTGCAGGACAAGATCGTCTTCGGCAGCGACTTCCCGAACATCCCGTACCCCTACGCCCACCAGGTCGAGGCCCTCGACCGGCTCGGCCTCGGCGACGACTGGATGCGGGCGGTCCTGTGGCACAACGGCGCCGATCTGCTCGGCCCCGGCGCTTCCTGA
- a CDS encoding YdeI/OmpD-associated family protein translates to MDVLEFADAGAWDDWLEQHHATASEAWLRIRRKNADVALLTIGDALDGALCHGWIDGLRRSLDEVSFLQRYSPRRARSPWSQVNVAKVEALEAAGRMRAGGLAQVAAARADGRWDAAYVRQAEAQVPPDLVAALAAAPLAAEAFERLGLTARYAIVLPLLKAGTPAARARLLERSVAQLAGRPGA, encoded by the coding sequence ATGGACGTGCTGGAGTTCGCCGATGCCGGCGCGTGGGACGACTGGCTGGAGCAGCACCACGCCACCGCGTCCGAGGCGTGGCTGCGGATCCGGCGCAAGAACGCCGACGTCGCCCTGCTCACGATCGGCGACGCGCTCGACGGCGCCCTGTGCCACGGCTGGATCGACGGACTGCGCCGGTCGCTCGACGAGGTCTCGTTCCTGCAGCGCTACTCGCCGCGTCGGGCCCGGAGTCCGTGGTCGCAGGTGAACGTCGCCAAGGTCGAGGCTCTCGAGGCGGCCGGCCGGATGCGTGCGGGTGGCCTCGCGCAGGTGGCGGCGGCTCGGGCGGACGGCCGGTGGGACGCCGCGTACGTGCGCCAGGCGGAGGCGCAGGTGCCTCCCGACCTGGTCGCCGCGCTGGCCGCGGCTCCCCTCGCGGCGGAGGCGTTCGAGCGACTGGGGCTCACCGCGCGCTACGCCATCGTGCTGCCGTTGCTGAAGGCCGGGACGCCCGCGGCCCGGGCGCGGCTCCTGGAGCGGTCGGTCGCGCAGCTGGCGGGCCGCCCAGGCGCCTGA
- a CDS encoding NADH:flavin oxidoreductase, whose protein sequence is MPTSPTSPAAPLRLPHGPAWPNRWTLAPLTNKQSHADGTLSDDEYAWLVARARGGFGLVMTCAAYVSPEGQAWKGQLGISDDRHDAGLRRLADGIRELGAVSSIQLHHGGMRADATVTGRPTVAPWADPERGVEALSTTDVQRVIDDFVRAAVRAQDAGFDGVEIHGAHGYVLCQFLDARKNHRTDGYGGSLDARSRPLREVLSGIRAATGPDFQVGVRVSPEGYGITVADSRALVEQLLASGDADYVDLSLWDVAKAPREPDLGGLLIDQYLDLPRHGTRLGVAGKILSAQDADWCLARGADFVTVGTAAIIHHDLPRLAAESPEFVSDPQPFSRDRLRQEHLGAAFIDYLADGWDDFVA, encoded by the coding sequence GTGCCGACCTCTCCCACCTCACCCGCCGCTCCTCTGCGACTCCCCCACGGTCCCGCGTGGCCGAACCGCTGGACGCTCGCTCCCCTGACGAACAAGCAGAGCCACGCCGACGGGACGCTGTCCGACGACGAGTACGCCTGGCTGGTCGCGCGGGCGCGCGGTGGGTTCGGCCTCGTCATGACCTGCGCGGCGTACGTGTCGCCCGAGGGACAGGCCTGGAAGGGACAGCTCGGCATCAGCGACGACCGGCACGACGCAGGCCTACGGCGACTGGCCGACGGGATCCGCGAGCTCGGGGCCGTCTCCTCCATCCAGCTGCACCACGGCGGAATGCGCGCCGACGCTACGGTCACGGGGCGGCCCACCGTCGCACCGTGGGCCGATCCGGAGCGCGGCGTCGAGGCGCTCTCGACCACCGACGTGCAGCGCGTGATCGACGACTTCGTGCGCGCGGCCGTCCGGGCCCAGGACGCCGGCTTCGACGGGGTGGAGATCCACGGGGCCCACGGCTACGTGCTGTGCCAGTTCCTCGACGCACGCAAGAACCACCGCACCGACGGGTACGGCGGGTCGCTCGACGCACGGAGCCGTCCGCTGCGCGAGGTGCTCAGCGGGATCCGCGCCGCGACCGGGCCCGACTTCCAGGTGGGCGTCCGCGTGTCGCCCGAGGGCTACGGCATCACGGTGGCCGACTCGCGCGCGCTGGTCGAGCAGCTGCTCGCCTCGGGTGACGCCGACTACGTCGACCTCTCCCTCTGGGACGTGGCGAAGGCGCCGCGCGAGCCCGACCTGGGCGGTCTGCTCATCGACCAGTACCTCGACCTGCCGCGCCACGGCACCCGTCTCGGCGTGGCCGGGAAGATCCTCTCGGCACAGGACGCCGACTGGTGCCTCGCGCGAGGAGCCGACTTCGTCACCGTGGGAACGGCCGCGATCATCCACCACGACCTGCCACGGCTCGCGGCGGAGTCGCCGGAGTTCGTGAGCGACCCGCAGCCGTTCAGCCGCGACCGGCTGCGACAGGAGCACCTCGGCGCGGCGTTCATCGACTACCTCGCCGACGGCTGGGACGACTTCGTCGCCTGA
- a CDS encoding pyridoxamine 5'-phosphate oxidase family protein yields MTDVWLPEGDFLTDRHLATLSTIGPGGRIHVVAVGFTVHEGIVRITTMDGSQKIRNVERDPRATVAQVAGPQWLSIAGTAEILRDRESITLAENLYAQRYRQPKENPRRVVIAITPEKVMCSPGLRGAAPAHG; encoded by the coding sequence ATGACCGACGTCTGGCTGCCCGAGGGTGACTTCCTGACCGATCGCCACCTGGCGACCCTGTCCACGATCGGACCGGGTGGCCGCATTCACGTGGTCGCGGTCGGGTTCACGGTGCACGAGGGGATCGTGCGGATCACGACGATGGACGGCAGCCAGAAGATCCGCAACGTCGAGCGCGACCCACGCGCGACGGTGGCCCAGGTGGCCGGGCCCCAGTGGCTCAGCATCGCCGGCACGGCCGAGATCCTGCGCGACCGAGAGTCGATCACTCTCGCCGAGAACCTCTACGCGCAGCGCTACCGCCAGCCCAAGGAGAACCCGCGGCGCGTCGTCATCGCGATCACGCCCGAGAAGGTCATGTGCTCGCCCGGGCTGCGCGGCGCGGCGCCGGCCCACGGCTGA
- a CDS encoding MBL fold metallo-hydrolase — protein MDVLLLGTGSADGWPSPFCRCDSCTTMRERDVLRTPTSVLIDGRVWIDPGPEAARQALRAGADLVDVHTVLVSHAHSDHLDPAFLLHRGWVSDRPLTVYGPAPAIARCRDWLAPGQTSVRLVEVTAGERFTAGEYRITVVPAAHEALGEAALYRVDAERSLLYACDTGPWADGALRRIGEQRLDIVLMEQTFGDRLDLAGGRHLGLETFGQSVAALRAAGLVDEATRVVAVHLSHHNSPEVEQQLCAMGAEAGRDGQRLRARDL, from the coding sequence GTGGACGTGCTGCTGCTGGGGACGGGCTCGGCTGACGGCTGGCCGTCGCCGTTCTGCCGGTGCGACTCGTGCACGACGATGCGCGAGCGCGACGTGCTGCGGACCCCCACCAGCGTGCTGATCGACGGAAGGGTGTGGATCGACCCGGGGCCCGAGGCCGCCCGGCAGGCGCTGCGTGCGGGCGCTGACTTGGTCGACGTGCACACGGTGCTGGTCTCGCACGCGCACTCCGACCACCTGGATCCCGCGTTCCTGCTGCACCGCGGCTGGGTCAGCGACCGCCCACTCACCGTGTACGGACCGGCGCCCGCGATCGCTCGGTGCCGCGACTGGCTCGCGCCCGGCCAGACCTCGGTGCGGCTGGTCGAGGTGACGGCGGGGGAGCGGTTCACCGCGGGGGAGTACCGGATCACGGTCGTCCCGGCGGCTCACGAGGCACTCGGCGAGGCCGCGCTCTACCGGGTCGATGCGGAACGCTCCCTGTTGTACGCCTGCGACACCGGCCCGTGGGCCGACGGAGCGCTGCGGCGGATCGGCGAGCAGCGGCTCGACATCGTGCTGATGGAGCAGACGTTCGGCGATCGGCTCGACCTCGCGGGCGGGCGACACCTCGGGCTGGAGACCTTCGGTCAGTCGGTCGCGGCGCTGCGCGCGGCGGGACTGGTGGACGAGGCGACCCGCGTGGTGGCCGTGCACCTGAGCCACCACAACTCACCCGAGGTGGAGCAGCAGCTGTGTGCGATGGGGGCCGAGGCCGGCCGTGACGGGCAGCGCCTCCGCGCTCGCGACCTGTAG
- a CDS encoding cold-shock protein, which translates to MATGTVKWFNSEKGFGFIAPDDGGEDLFAHFSEIQGSGYRSLEDNQKVEFEVTQGQKGLQAAKIRAI; encoded by the coding sequence ATGGCTACCGGAACTGTGAAGTGGTTCAACTCTGAAAAGGGCTTCGGCTTCATCGCGCCCGACGACGGCGGCGAGGACCTGTTCGCGCACTTCAGCGAGATCCAGGGCTCGGGCTACCGTTCGCTCGAGGACAACCAGAAGGTCGAGTTCGAGGTGACGCAGGGCCAGAAGGGCCTGCAGGCCGCCAAGATCCGCGCGATCTGA